A single window of Martelella sp. NC20 DNA harbors:
- a CDS encoding NfeD family protein — protein sequence MELLVFFAESGPWGWFIIGLLLLVAELMVPGVFLIWVGIAALVLGLLSLAFQPFGFWVWQLQLVLFAVLAFVSILVGRKVFARREKSSDQPLLNQRAASLIGRTAIVSEAIVNGRGRIKLDDTTWTAEGPDTAAGATVRITGGDGGKLVVEPV from the coding sequence ATGGAGCTGCTCGTCTTTTTCGCAGAATCCGGCCCCTGGGGCTGGTTCATCATCGGCCTCCTGCTGCTGGTGGCCGAACTGATGGTGCCGGGCGTGTTCCTGATATGGGTCGGGATTGCTGCCCTGGTCCTCGGCCTTTTGTCGCTGGCGTTTCAGCCCTTCGGTTTCTGGGTCTGGCAGTTGCAACTCGTCCTGTTTGCAGTGCTCGCCTTCGTGAGCATCCTCGTCGGGCGGAAGGTGTTTGCGCGCCGGGAGAAATCCTCCGACCAGCCGCTCCTGAACCAGCGCGCGGCAAGCCTGATCGGCCGCACCGCGATCGTCAGCGAGGCGATCGTCAACGGCCGCGGCCGGATCAAGCTCGATGACACGACCTGGACCGCCGAAGGCCCGGACACGGCGGCGGGCGCCACGGTGCGCATCACCGGTGGTGATGGCGGCAAGCTCGTCGTCGAGCCGGTTTAG